In Flavobacteriales bacterium, one genomic interval encodes:
- a CDS encoding YtxH domain-containing protein, translated as MASTKSTIAITLAALAAGAALGILFAPDPGKETRKKISKKGGDLRDKLAAMANEGKGILKSMKNDADELADDASNKVKQTKDRAKEAVHEVANGARAAAKN; from the coding sequence ATGGCAAGTACAAAAAGTACCATCGCAATTACACTCGCCGCATTAGCAGCGGGAGCAGCACTGGGCATTCTCTTTGCACCCGATCCAGGCAAAGAAACACGGAAGAAGATCTCCAAGAAAGGTGGCGATCTGCGTGACAAACTCGCAGCTATGGCCAATGAAGGCAAAGGCATTCTGAAGAGTATGAAGAATGATGCTGACGAGTTGGCAGACGACGCCAGTAACAAAGTGAAGCAGACCAAGGATCGTGCAAAAGAAGCTGTTCACGAAGTGGCAAATGGCGCTCGTGCAGCTGCGAAGAACTAA
- a CDS encoding acyl-CoA carboxylase subunit beta, which yields MKEHFDLLDQQTEKALEGGGPARVAAQHKKGKLTARERVGLLLDEGSFQEIGQLVTHRSHNFGLAEQKFLGDGVVTGFGTIDGRTVYVFSQDFTVLGGSLAEAYAAKICRIMDLAMQNGAPVVGLNDSGGARIQEGVVSLAGYADIFYRNVRASGVVPQISAILGPCAGGAVYSPALTDFVLMTEGTSYMFVTGPNVVKTVTHEEVSSEDLGGASTHATKSGVAHFTAENELKTIQQLRQLIAYIPSNCEEDPPQLPYTASDELRPALDSIIPDNPNQPYDIREVLNAVIDPDSSMEVHAEYARNMVIGFARVAGRTVGCVANQPTVLAGVLDIDASVKAARFVRFCDAFNIPLLVFVDVPGFLPGTDQEWRGIINHGAKLLYAFSEATVPRITVITRKAYGGAYDVMNSKHIGCDMNYAWPSAEIAVMGAKGAAEIIFKNEIANSKDPKAKLLEKESEYKEQFANPYEAAARGFVDEVIRPSETRVKIMAALEMLRNKVDSMPKKKHGNIPL from the coding sequence ATGAAAGAACACTTCGACCTCCTCGATCAGCAGACTGAAAAAGCATTGGAAGGCGGCGGTCCGGCAAGGGTTGCAGCGCAACACAAAAAGGGAAAGCTCACTGCACGTGAACGCGTTGGTCTGCTCTTGGATGAAGGTTCTTTCCAAGAGATCGGTCAGTTGGTGACGCATCGCAGCCATAATTTCGGATTGGCTGAACAAAAGTTCTTAGGTGACGGTGTTGTTACCGGTTTCGGTACAATTGACGGTCGAACGGTCTACGTCTTCTCGCAGGATTTCACGGTGCTCGGTGGCTCGCTTGCTGAGGCCTATGCTGCCAAGATCTGCCGCATTATGGACCTTGCTATGCAGAATGGTGCACCCGTGGTCGGACTCAATGATAGTGGTGGAGCACGTATTCAGGAAGGTGTGGTCAGCCTTGCGGGTTATGCCGATATTTTCTACCGGAACGTTAGAGCCAGTGGAGTTGTGCCGCAGATCAGTGCTATTCTTGGACCGTGCGCTGGCGGAGCGGTCTATAGCCCTGCGCTCACGGACTTCGTGTTAATGACGGAAGGCACGAGCTACATGTTCGTGACAGGTCCGAATGTTGTGAAGACCGTTACGCATGAGGAGGTTTCCAGTGAAGACCTTGGGGGTGCTTCAACCCATGCGACCAAGAGTGGTGTCGCCCACTTTACAGCGGAGAATGAGTTGAAGACCATTCAACAATTACGTCAACTGATCGCCTACATTCCCAGTAATTGCGAAGAGGATCCGCCACAGTTACCCTACACGGCCTCTGATGAATTGCGCCCCGCACTCGATTCGATCATCCCCGATAACCCGAACCAACCGTACGATATACGAGAGGTCCTGAATGCGGTGATCGATCCGGACAGTAGCATGGAGGTGCATGCCGAATATGCGCGGAACATGGTCATTGGTTTTGCACGTGTCGCAGGCCGGACCGTTGGCTGCGTTGCTAACCAACCGACTGTACTTGCAGGAGTGCTGGACATTGACGCTTCCGTAAAAGCCGCTCGTTTCGTTCGATTCTGTGATGCATTCAATATCCCATTGTTGGTGTTCGTGGATGTTCCGGGATTCCTACCTGGTACCGATCAGGAATGGCGTGGTATCATCAACCACGGTGCGAAATTGCTTTACGCATTCAGTGAAGCAACGGTGCCGCGTATAACGGTGATCACGCGCAAAGCATATGGTGGCGCGTATGACGTAATGAACAGCAAGCATATTGGTTGTGATATGAACTATGCATGGCCCAGTGCGGAGATCGCCGTGATGGGTGCGAAAGGAGCAGCGGAGATCATTTTCAAGAATGAGATCGCGAATTCCAAAGATCCTAAGGCCAAGCTACTGGAAAAAGAAAGCGAGTACAAAGAGCAATTCGCAAATCCCTATGAAGCGGCTGCACGGGGGTTCGTTGATGAAGTGATCAGGCCTTCGGAAACGCGAGTAAAGATCATGGCTGCGTTGGAAATGCTAAGGAACAAGGTGGACTCCATGCCAAAGAAAAAGCATGGGAATATTCCGCTGTAG
- a CDS encoding YebC/PmpR family DNA-binding transcriptional regulator, with the protein MGRIFEKRKHKIFARNAKLSKLFSRIGKEIAMAVKAGGPSPDNNLRLKMAMQNARGMNMPKEIVERAIKKAAGGDEADYAEMTYEGYAPGGIAIFVETATNNTTRTVANVRMFFSKCDGTLGTSGSLAHVFDRKAEFVIENSTLGERDLDEFEMELIDAGADDVIRDDETLTVLAAFTSFGDIQQKLEGLAVESKSAELKRFPLSTIPADIDTARNVMKLIDLLEEDEDVNTVYHNMDLTEEVEAELMS; encoded by the coding sequence ATGGGCCGCATATTCGAAAAACGTAAACACAAGATCTTTGCTCGCAATGCCAAGTTGAGCAAATTGTTCAGCCGGATCGGAAAAGAGATCGCAATGGCCGTTAAGGCTGGCGGTCCCTCACCGGACAATAACCTCCGGTTGAAAATGGCCATGCAGAACGCGCGTGGCATGAATATGCCCAAGGAGATCGTTGAACGCGCCATAAAAAAGGCAGCAGGAGGGGATGAGGCGGATTATGCCGAAATGACCTACGAAGGGTATGCACCTGGGGGCATTGCGATCTTTGTTGAAACTGCTACAAACAACACCACGCGTACCGTTGCAAACGTTCGTATGTTCTTCTCGAAATGCGATGGAACGCTAGGTACCTCAGGGTCTCTTGCACATGTGTTCGATCGGAAAGCAGAATTCGTGATCGAGAATTCGACTTTGGGTGAACGTGATCTGGACGAGTTCGAGATGGAGTTGATAGATGCTGGCGCCGATGATGTGATCCGCGATGACGAGACACTTACGGTACTTGCAGCCTTTACCAGTTTTGGGGATATCCAACAAAAGCTGGAGGGCCTTGCTGTAGAGAGTAAGAGCGCTGAATTGAAACGATTCCCATTGAGTACGATCCCTGCTGATATCGATACGGCCCGGAACGTAATGAAGTTGATCGACCTATTGGAGGAGGATGAGGACGTGAATACCGTTTACCACAACATGGACCTGACCGAAGAGGTGGAGGCCGAGTTGATGAGTTGA
- a CDS encoding nitrate- and nitrite sensing domain-containing protein yields MTWRFADLPVRTKFMFTLGIPVLGMMLLIGKQVDSNIKRSAVYEYIKGQTERIGLFANVMHELQKESAYSGGFLIGRPVTPMKLKVQFVRTDVSIAALQDPTRKTTYSAEEFGAFTSLPILRERVLEKLTDISTVCRAYRTLDQTMLDELGRVQKLQLDPETKDRMYAHVGLLNAKEALSVVRDQLSIALNSPAVYAETMALLGEQVSVYETNMLLFERDAPPEVMATYKSVFQGADVNFMRSVIGTVKERRTLDRTNIASTEWWELSLRALDKLKEVEDHSLALIVQNTVANSRNARLRLIIVLIALFGVVGAVTVMGYVVLRGVSSTVNEVNQAARSLSLGEVGTDVPVNSADEIGQMAESFNSMIDNIRSLASSAESIGKGNYETSVLVRGPNDVLGNALTRMKENLKAARLRDNEQALALNQEKKKIEEANVRIQMLIKEMHHRVKNNFQVIASLLRMQAATLANEELQEAFAQSQSRITSMALIHEKLYQGDELATVDVGNYIHELFAELVRFNDVDESISYSTDLDKELAFDLTTMVPLGLLMNELISNSFKHAFKGSTEGLISLSIHHASERNYDMVYTDNGTGIPQEKLNASPETLGVSLINSLVEQLNGRMAVQGDENGTTYHIRFATRPSGH; encoded by the coding sequence ATGACCTGGCGATTTGCGGACCTACCCGTACGGACGAAGTTCATGTTCACACTAGGCATACCTGTGTTGGGCATGATGCTTCTCATTGGCAAGCAGGTGGACTCCAATATTAAGAGGAGCGCCGTTTATGAGTACATCAAGGGCCAGACCGAACGCATCGGTCTGTTCGCCAATGTGATGCATGAGCTCCAGAAGGAAAGTGCCTATAGTGGCGGATTTTTGATAGGCAGACCAGTGACACCCATGAAACTGAAGGTGCAATTCGTAAGAACGGATGTTAGCATTGCCGCGCTACAGGACCCAACACGGAAAACGACCTATTCGGCGGAGGAATTCGGCGCATTTACGAGCCTACCGATCTTACGCGAACGTGTTCTGGAAAAGCTCACGGATATAAGTACGGTATGTCGGGCATACCGCACTTTGGACCAGACCATGTTGGATGAGCTTGGTCGGGTACAGAAACTTCAATTGGACCCCGAGACCAAGGATCGTATGTACGCGCACGTTGGCCTTTTGAATGCCAAAGAAGCATTGAGCGTTGTGCGCGATCAGTTAAGCATTGCATTGAACAGTCCAGCCGTTTATGCGGAGACGATGGCCCTATTAGGAGAACAGGTCTCTGTGTATGAGACCAATATGTTGCTCTTTGAACGTGATGCACCTCCGGAGGTAATGGCCACTTATAAATCCGTGTTCCAAGGGGCCGATGTGAATTTCATGCGATCGGTCATTGGCACGGTTAAAGAACGGCGTACGCTGGACCGAACGAACATTGCTTCCACGGAATGGTGGGAGCTATCTCTTCGTGCTTTGGATAAACTGAAAGAAGTGGAAGATCATTCGCTTGCACTGATCGTGCAGAACACCGTTGCAAATTCGCGTAATGCGCGTTTGCGATTGATCATTGTACTGATCGCATTGTTCGGTGTTGTTGGTGCGGTAACGGTAATGGGTTATGTGGTGTTGCGCGGTGTAAGCAGTACGGTGAATGAGGTGAATCAAGCGGCGCGTTCATTGTCTTTGGGCGAAGTTGGTACGGACGTTCCGGTTAACAGTGCGGACGAAATAGGACAGATGGCCGAATCCTTCAACAGTATGATCGACAACATACGTTCCCTGGCCAGTAGCGCGGAAAGCATTGGTAAGGGGAACTACGAGACCAGTGTATTGGTCCGTGGTCCAAATGACGTGTTGGGCAACGCACTTACGCGGATGAAGGAGAACCTGAAGGCAGCCCGATTGCGGGATAACGAACAAGCCTTGGCGCTCAATCAGGAAAAGAAAAAGATCGAAGAAGCAAATGTAAGGATCCAGATGCTGATCAAGGAAATGCATCACCGGGTTAAGAACAACTTTCAGGTCATCGCCAGTTTATTGCGCATGCAGGCCGCAACGTTGGCCAATGAGGAATTACAGGAAGCATTCGCTCAAAGTCAAAGCCGCATTACATCGATGGCATTGATCCATGAGAAACTATACCAAGGCGATGAGCTGGCCACGGTCGATGTTGGAAATTATATCCACGAATTGTTCGCCGAGCTTGTTCGATTCAATGATGTGGACGAGAGCATTTCCTATAGCACGGACCTCGACAAGGAACTCGCATTTGATCTTACGACCATGGTTCCCCTGGGTCTATTGATGAACGAATTGATAAGTAACTCCTTCAAGCACGCCTTCAAAGGAAGTACCGAAGGCCTTATATCGTTGTCGATCCACCACGCGAGCGAAAGGAATTACGATATGGTCTACACCGACAATGGCACAGGCATTCCACAAGAAAAACTCAATGCAAGTCCTGAAACACTTGGTGTATCGTTGATCAACAGTCTTGTGGAGCAGCTTAATGGGCGCATGGCGGTACAGGGTGACGAGAACGGCACCACGTATCACATCCGTTTTGCTACGCGACCTTCAGGGCACTAG
- a CDS encoding sulfite exporter TauE/SafE family protein, protein MEEVLIILAALLASVLTLISGFGLGTLLLPVFALFFPLEIAVALTAVVHLLNNLFKTGLLWRTADLGVVLRFGVPGIIGAWIGALLLTRLEGLSPLYNGLHGPVSITKLVIGILMLVFAVLELIPNSKSWSLPRKYLVPGGALSGFFGGLSGHQGALRSIFLLRCGLDKASFIATGVVIAVLVDIVRIPIYLRSMPDGFLREQGVILILATAAAFLGAVIGKRLIPKITLRSVQLIVGFMLVLIAIGLLLGFI, encoded by the coding sequence ATGGAAGAGGTACTGATCATTCTTGCGGCATTGCTCGCATCGGTTCTTACATTGATCAGTGGCTTTGGATTAGGCACGTTGCTGCTACCTGTATTTGCGTTGTTCTTTCCATTGGAGATCGCTGTAGCATTGACCGCGGTCGTTCACTTGCTGAATAATCTTTTCAAGACGGGTCTGCTATGGCGAACCGCTGACCTTGGTGTGGTATTACGCTTCGGTGTTCCCGGGATCATTGGCGCGTGGATCGGTGCATTATTGCTTACCCGTCTTGAAGGTCTATCACCGCTTTATAATGGACTCCATGGGCCTGTGAGCATTACGAAATTGGTGATCGGTATATTGATGTTGGTCTTTGCAGTATTGGAATTGATCCCGAACAGTAAGAGCTGGTCCTTACCTCGTAAATACCTTGTTCCGGGTGGTGCTTTGAGTGGTTTTTTCGGAGGACTCAGTGGGCACCAAGGGGCATTACGCAGCATTTTTTTATTGCGCTGTGGCTTGGATAAGGCCTCATTCATAGCAACCGGTGTAGTGATCGCCGTGTTGGTGGATATTGTGCGGATACCGATCTATTTAAGATCGATGCCGGATGGTTTTTTGCGTGAACAAGGCGTGATACTTATACTGGCCACTGCTGCTGCATTCCTAGGTGCCGTGATCGGCAAACGGCTAATTCCCAAGATCACGCTACGCAGTGTTCAACTGATCGTTGGGTTCATGTTGGTGTTGATCGCGATCGGTCTGTTGCTCGGGTTTATTTAG
- a CDS encoding redoxin family protein translates to MKMIMKLLSLSVLALFTVIPHEPLPDLAIGGTLPAADKVMMDVSGTSTSLRDLVGNNGLLVIFSCNTCPFVIGSEGSVGWEGRYPELAAMSARSGIGMAMVNSNEAKRDDGDAFADMQARYKEKGFRGSYLLDENHVVADAFGARTTPHVFLFDKDMKLVYKGAIDDNVSDPAAVKEKWLENALNALASGAAIDPATTRNVGCSIKRIKHEH, encoded by the coding sequence ATAAAAATGATCATGAAACTTCTGTCCTTAAGCGTACTTGCATTATTCACGGTCATCCCTCACGAACCACTTCCGGACCTCGCTATTGGTGGGACCTTGCCTGCAGCTGATAAGGTGATGATGGATGTTTCAGGTACCAGCACTTCATTGAGGGATCTGGTCGGTAACAATGGCCTGCTTGTTATTTTCTCTTGTAATACGTGTCCGTTCGTTATTGGTAGCGAAGGCAGTGTTGGTTGGGAAGGACGATACCCTGAACTTGCTGCAATGAGCGCACGTTCCGGAATAGGAATGGCCATGGTGAATAGCAACGAGGCCAAGCGTGATGACGGAGATGCATTCGCTGATATGCAGGCCCGCTATAAGGAAAAGGGATTTCGTGGATCGTACCTTTTGGATGAGAACCATGTCGTTGCAGATGCCTTCGGTGCGCGTACTACGCCACACGTCTTTTTGTTCGATAAAGACATGAAGCTTGTGTACAAAGGCGCGATCGATGATAATGTTTCCGATCCCGCTGCGGTAAAAGAAAAGTGGTTGGAGAATGCGTTGAACGCATTGGCGAGTGGTGCAGCCATTGATCCAGCAACAACACGGAATGTGGGTTGCAGCATTAAGCGCATTAAGCACGAGCATTGA
- a CDS encoding T9SS type A sorting domain-containing protein: MSLFLILSTSLIFGQFGPVQIAFESDVAYPSKTLAGDVDGDGLVDPITYSLVGGYTYGTQLTWYRNLGTGAFAPKQVMFTGNIANNASVLIRDMDDDGDGDLVIDGSWYSNDGTGAVALVGAFSPNGGAALLLEDLDGDGDIDDLVRTANGVTILLNNGFGTFSEGAALGPTGTNTTLSASYADVNGDGLADLIIGGDNAQVGWYANLGSGTYGPQQVIIDLVSPTKTFCGDVDGDGDADVIGFGLPGGTVWFANNGLGAFSIGDTIPYGYPQVIADVDGDGDVDFSVTSGTSCDVKILLNDNGASWTIVNVEMVSGYNLVGTSYSIGDLNGDGRMDLLASSGMDIAGWFENLGNGTIGARKRFCQTMAGGYDLSGADIDLDGDLDLVTASYYGDWVSWYANNGDGTFGRQQIVVEDRDKVSVSRTADLNYDGLPDIITNVASCAIIWNNNGGSSWTVGTLPDLGSSRCEVDLDADGDLDLIGTGSWYENNGSGDFTVHAAIELALTGDVKAGDMNGDGAIDLVIGGTIVLSDGVGIFTTVPGGISLDEFALGDLDGDMDVDILEYRYGYLVGYYNNGVGNMTSDTLSTTPPGMPRTLILEDINGDSYLDAIWALSNGYTHQTYYNLNLGNGQLSGNSLIDPTAESAAAMIYADLNNDAVPDLVTVRFRSISWQQNHFYDAYRLRGSVFLDFDVDAMLDPTDQKVPYQLVKTDANNILVWTNSFGDYDLPADTGTWNVWTTHPPIYAVTNNPDTLSATLTNALPIAADLDFGLAPSATADTSIDLSITTGGAWSCNREVGIWLDLRNTGTFIPQNGYIDVEILGTITVDDLYPAPDSTSGDHYYWNIDSLGWFQHFAIGIAVTLGPIGSSSSLTATFNAGNMTTPVFTNTGGFIGTCAYDPNDKLVTPQGYGPAGAVPVDIDWLEYTIRFQNTGTDTAFTVVLLDSLDLDVDPNSLDIISASHSLTHIQVDADHVAQFRFQQILLPDSNVNELASHGYIKYRIKPNEGSPHLTEITNTAAIYFDLNEPVITNTTLNTLVDCNLFTASVTDLGGSVLEANASESYQWFMNGAIVTDATEQQFTATEKGMYTVQATSEYGCVAVSDPYQVIITHITDHDQLGVTVTPNPFNTRTRLDFNEVLTKDHMIEVIDVSGRTLRTLQGNGTSALILERGELSVGLYMVRISKAEKLLSAVSVAVE; the protein is encoded by the coding sequence TTGAGCCTCTTCCTGATCCTCTCTACTAGTCTCATCTTCGGGCAATTCGGTCCTGTGCAGATCGCATTCGAGAGTGATGTGGCCTACCCCTCAAAGACCTTGGCCGGCGATGTGGATGGCGATGGGTTAGTAGACCCCATCACTTATAGCCTTGTTGGCGGATATACGTACGGCACGCAGCTCACATGGTATCGCAATTTGGGGACCGGAGCATTCGCGCCCAAACAGGTTATGTTCACCGGCAACATCGCGAACAATGCAAGCGTGTTGATCCGCGACATGGATGACGACGGTGATGGCGACCTGGTGATCGATGGGAGCTGGTACAGCAACGATGGTACGGGCGCAGTGGCCTTGGTGGGAGCCTTCTCTCCGAACGGGGGCGCAGCACTTTTGTTGGAGGATCTGGATGGCGATGGTGATATCGACGACCTTGTCCGCACGGCCAATGGCGTGACTATATTACTGAACAACGGCTTTGGCACTTTCAGCGAGGGTGCGGCGCTAGGACCCACGGGGACCAATACCACCTTAAGCGCATCGTACGCTGATGTGAACGGTGACGGCCTCGCGGATCTCATCATCGGTGGCGATAATGCGCAAGTGGGTTGGTACGCAAACCTGGGTAGCGGAACCTATGGACCACAGCAAGTGATCATCGATCTCGTTTCACCTACGAAGACATTCTGTGGCGATGTCGATGGCGACGGTGATGCGGATGTCATCGGTTTTGGCCTTCCCGGCGGCACAGTATGGTTCGCGAATAACGGCTTAGGCGCATTCTCCATCGGCGATACTATTCCGTACGGATATCCGCAGGTGATCGCTGACGTCGATGGTGATGGTGATGTGGACTTCAGCGTAACTAGCGGTACGAGCTGCGATGTGAAGATCCTTCTCAATGACAATGGCGCATCTTGGACTATCGTGAACGTGGAAATGGTGAGCGGTTACAACCTAGTAGGTACCTCTTACAGCATCGGCGATCTGAACGGTGATGGTCGCATGGATCTGCTCGCTTCCAGCGGCATGGATATCGCAGGCTGGTTCGAGAATCTCGGCAATGGCACTATCGGAGCACGAAAACGATTTTGCCAAACCATGGCCGGTGGATACGATCTATCCGGTGCCGATATCGATCTGGATGGCGACCTGGATCTGGTTACGGCAAGTTATTATGGCGACTGGGTGTCCTGGTATGCGAACAACGGCGACGGCACATTTGGGAGACAGCAAATAGTGGTAGAAGATCGAGATAAAGTGAGCGTATCAAGAACTGCTGACCTCAACTACGACGGCCTGCCGGACATCATTACCAATGTTGCAAGTTGCGCGATCATTTGGAACAACAACGGTGGCTCGTCATGGACCGTGGGGACATTGCCGGATCTTGGTTCCTCGCGTTGCGAAGTGGATCTGGATGCCGATGGAGATCTGGACCTGATCGGTACCGGGAGTTGGTATGAGAACAACGGTTCAGGGGACTTCACGGTACACGCGGCGATCGAACTGGCACTTACGGGGGATGTTAAAGCCGGTGATATGAATGGTGATGGAGCCATTGATCTGGTGATCGGCGGCACGATAGTTTTAAGTGATGGCGTCGGCATTTTCACCACCGTGCCTGGAGGAATTAGCTTGGACGAATTCGCGCTAGGGGATCTTGATGGTGACATGGACGTTGACATATTGGAATACCGTTACGGTTATCTCGTGGGATACTACAACAATGGCGTTGGCAATATGACAAGTGACACACTTTCCACAACACCTCCAGGCATGCCGCGCACACTGATCTTAGAGGACATCAATGGGGATTCGTACCTCGATGCTATTTGGGCATTAAGCAACGGATACACGCACCAGACGTACTACAACTTGAACCTCGGAAATGGGCAGCTGAGCGGCAACTCGTTGATCGACCCCACCGCCGAAAGTGCTGCGGCCATGATCTATGCAGACTTGAACAATGATGCAGTACCCGACCTCGTGACCGTGCGATTCCGTTCGATCAGTTGGCAACAGAATCATTTCTATGATGCATATCGCTTACGAGGTTCGGTATTCCTCGACTTTGACGTGGATGCCATGCTTGATCCCACCGACCAAAAAGTACCCTACCAACTAGTAAAGACCGATGCGAACAATATTCTTGTTTGGACCAACAGCTTTGGCGATTACGACCTGCCGGCTGACACTGGGACATGGAATGTGTGGACCACACATCCACCGATCTATGCGGTCACTAACAACCCGGATACGTTGAGCGCAACACTGACCAATGCGTTACCGATCGCGGCGGATCTCGACTTTGGGCTAGCACCATCCGCGACCGCCGATACGTCAATTGATCTTTCAATAACCACTGGCGGAGCATGGTCATGCAACAGAGAAGTTGGTATCTGGCTGGATCTGCGCAACACCGGCACATTCATTCCGCAGAATGGATACATCGATGTGGAGATACTCGGGACTATTACGGTGGATGACTTGTATCCGGCTCCTGATTCAACATCTGGCGATCACTATTACTGGAACATCGACAGCCTCGGTTGGTTCCAACACTTCGCAATAGGTATCGCTGTTACCCTCGGCCCGATCGGAAGTTCCTCTAGCCTCACAGCAACATTTAATGCAGGAAATATGACAACACCGGTCTTCACGAACACTGGTGGCTTCATTGGAACATGTGCCTATGACCCTAACGACAAACTGGTCACGCCACAAGGTTATGGACCGGCAGGTGCGGTGCCGGTGGATATTGATTGGTTGGAATATACCATCAGGTTCCAGAATACGGGTACCGATACCGCATTCACCGTGGTATTACTAGACTCGCTTGATCTTGATGTGGATCCAAACTCATTGGATATCATTAGCGCATCACACTCGCTCACACACATTCAAGTGGATGCTGATCACGTAGCACAATTCCGATTTCAACAGATCCTATTGCCGGATAGCAATGTGAACGAGCTTGCAAGTCATGGCTACATCAAATACCGCATCAAACCGAACGAAGGTTCACCCCACCTCACGGAGATCACGAACACCGCCGCGATCTACTTCGACCTGAACGAACCGGTGATCACAAACACTACTTTGAACACTTTGGTGGATTGCAACTTGTTCACGGCAAGTGTCACAGATCTTGGTGGTTCAGTTTTGGAAGCCAATGCAAGTGAAAGCTACCAATGGTTCATGAATGGTGCCATCGTTACGGATGCGACGGAACAACAGTTTACTGCCACCGAAAAGGGTATGTACACCGTTCAAGCAACCAGCGAATATGGATGTGTGGCTGTGAGCGACCCGTATCAAGTGATCATTACGCATATTACGGACCACGACCAATTGGGCGTGACCGTTACTCCGAATCCATTCAACACCCGAACACGATTGGATTTCAATGAGGTGTTGACCAAGGATCACATGATCGAAGTGATCGATGTAAGTGGGCGAACCTTGCGCACTTTGCAAGGGAACGGCACCTCTGCATTGATCCTGGAAAGAGGTGAATTGAGCGTTGGGCTTTACATGGTTCGCATCAGTAAAGCCGAAAAGTTGTTGAGTGCCGTGAGTGTCGCGGTTGAATAA
- a CDS encoding RNA polymerase sigma factor has translation MTLFDYNAAVDAHADGIYRFAVKHLRDQEQAKDVVQESFARLWMKVDQVDANKVKSYLFTTAHHAIVDEVRKGTRSTRLEDHHERMQHVSQSQPDLKAVLDAALATLPPIQRSVVLLRDLEGYGYEEIAELVDLNLAQVKVYIYRGRSALKEYIGHLETVL, from the coding sequence GTGACTCTCTTCGACTATAATGCAGCTGTTGATGCTCATGCGGATGGGATCTATCGCTTTGCAGTGAAGCACCTGCGTGATCAAGAACAAGCGAAGGATGTGGTACAGGAAAGTTTTGCCCGGCTTTGGATGAAGGTGGATCAAGTGGATGCCAATAAAGTGAAAAGTTATTTGTTCACCACAGCGCACCACGCCATTGTGGATGAAGTTAGAAAAGGGACACGAAGTACGCGCTTGGAAGACCATCATGAACGCATGCAGCACGTAAGCCAGTCGCAGCCGGATCTGAAAGCCGTTCTTGATGCTGCGCTGGCTACATTACCGCCTATTCAACGCAGTGTGGTGCTCTTGCGCGATCTGGAAGGTTATGGTTATGAAGAGATCGCTGAGTTAGTGGACTTGAACCTGGCACAAGTGAAAGTGTACATTTATCGAGGCCGTTCGGCACTGAAGGAATACATCGGCCATTTGGAAACCGTATTGTGA